The Bacteroidia bacterium genome window below encodes:
- a CDS encoding PA14 domain-containing protein, whose product MKKIKIGTRKIIFQALKNDFKKIIFQNRILRFLLHSQAHRIYNMNIKRFIFLFFFGFYFGASAQEIKLSVFRTQGEGVAWSLDGKKIVYDTKGAKPHQYYELHIADTDGSHDTCISSINPDIPHRHTGSPDWHPSGKYILFVAEQAVHPGGSVSAIPGFGAYSDIWVMTRNAKHAYKLTNEPCDKNHGIIGPHFSHDGKHIVWVERKRAPNPFKKKCFFGFWVIKTADFIVDSGIPKLMNIKTFEPVANAFYETYGYTADDKNIIFCSNMRVNFWWECGIFTINALTGNVVRQLTTNDYNEHAVCAPNGKWIIWMSNTMATKQGTDWWIMNPDGSCKQRLTYFNEPGNPEYNGHKRWAGLTSFSSDCKHFVGGVQNSLLKQEGSIYKVDFLPSGNGNGLEGTYFQTEDFSGAQKSRIDPAVNYRWGKPWHDTLVSGKKYSVRWTGFVQPLYSETYTFYTPADKNIFVWINDTLVIGSNTPKNKYKEKISELNLEAGKKYSIRVEYHNTLQKKATVFLYWSSLQQYKQAIPASQLFTDNKEN is encoded by the coding sequence ATGAAGAAGATAAAAATCGGTACTCGAAAAATTATTTTTCAAGCATTAAAAAACGACTTCAAAAAAATAATTTTTCAAAACAGAATTCTTCGCTTTTTACTACATTCGCAAGCACATCGTATTTATAACATGAATATAAAACGTTTTATTTTCCTTTTCTTTTTTGGCTTTTATTTCGGTGCTTCTGCGCAAGAAATAAAACTTTCGGTGTTTCGTACGCAAGGCGAAGGCGTAGCGTGGTCCCTCGATGGTAAAAAAATTGTATACGATACAAAAGGCGCAAAGCCGCATCAATATTATGAACTTCACATCGCCGATACCGATGGAAGTCACGATACATGCATCAGCAGCATCAATCCAGATATTCCGCACCGACATACTGGCTCGCCCGATTGGCATCCGTCTGGAAAATATATTTTATTTGTAGCGGAACAAGCTGTTCATCCTGGCGGTTCTGTGTCTGCAATTCCCGGATTTGGCGCTTACAGCGATATTTGGGTAATGACGCGTAATGCAAAACATGCGTATAAATTAACGAATGAGCCTTGCGATAAAAATCACGGAATTATTGGTCCGCATTTTTCGCACGACGGGAAACACATCGTTTGGGTGGAACGAAAAAGAGCCCCGAATCCGTTTAAGAAAAAATGTTTTTTTGGCTTTTGGGTCATCAAAACAGCTGATTTTATTGTTGATTCAGGAATACCGAAATTAATGAATATTAAAACGTTTGAGCCTGTCGCAAATGCTTTTTACGAAACGTATGGCTATACTGCGGATGATAAAAATATTATTTTCTGCAGCAATATGCGCGTCAATTTTTGGTGGGAATGCGGTATTTTTACCATCAATGCCTTAACGGGAAACGTCGTTCGGCAGCTAACTACAAACGATTACAACGAGCACGCAGTTTGCGCTCCAAACGGAAAATGGATTATTTGGATGAGCAATACCATGGCAACGAAACAAGGTACGGATTGGTGGATCATGAATCCGGATGGTTCGTGCAAACAACGACTCACTTATTTTAATGAACCCGGAAATCCAGAATATAATGGACATAAAAGATGGGCAGGTTTGACCAGCTTTAGTTCAGATTGCAAGCATTTTGTAGGAGGCGTTCAAAATAGTTTACTGAAACAAGAAGGCTCTATTTATAAAGTAGATTTTTTACCGTCTGGTAATGGAAATGGTTTAGAAGGAACATATTTTCAGACAGAAGATTTTAGTGGCGCTCAAAAATCACGTATCGATCCTGCTGTAAATTATCGCTGGGGAAAACCTTGGCACGATACGTTGGTGAGCGGAAAAAAATATTCGGTGCGTTGGACAGGATTTGTACAACCGCTTTATTCCGAAACCTATACTTTTTATACGCCTGCTGATAAAAATATTTTTGTATGGATAAACGATACCTTGGTAATTGGTTCTAATACTCCGAAAAATAAATACAAAGAAAAAATTTCGGAGCTAAATTTAGAAGCTGGAAAAAAATATTCTATTCGTGTAGAATATCATAATACTTTGCAAAAAAAAGCCACCGTATTTTTGTATTGGTCGAGTTTACAACAATACAAACAAGCAATTCCTGCCAGCCAATTATTTACGGATAATAAAGAAAATTAA